A genomic stretch from Bos javanicus breed banteng chromosome 29, ARS-OSU_banteng_1.0, whole genome shotgun sequence includes:
- the KCNJ5 gene encoding G protein-activated inward rectifier potassium channel 4, producing the protein MAGDSRNAMNQDMEIGVTPRDPKKIPKQARDYIPIATDRTRLLSEGKKPRQRYMEKSGKCNVHHGNVQETYRYLSDLFTTLVDLKWRFNLLVFTMVYTITWLFFGFIWWLIAYIRGDLDHVGDREWIPCVENLSGFVSAFLFSIETETTIGYGFRVITEKCPEGIVLLLVQAILGSIVNAFMVGCMFVKISQPKKRAETLMFSNNAVISLRDEKLCLMFRVGDLRNSHIVEASIRAKLIKSRQTKEGEFIPLNQTDINVGFDTGDDRLFLVSPLIICHEINEKSPFWEMSRAQLTQEEFEVVVILEGMVEATGMTCQARSSYMDTEVLWGHRFTPVLTLEKGFYEVDYNTFHDTYETNTPSCCAKELAEMKREGRLLQYHPSPPLPGGCVGAELGAEAEQEGEEEPEGLSGSQETKDSA; encoded by the exons ATGGCTGGCGATTCTAGGAATGCCATGAACCAGGATATGGAGATTGGGGTCACTCCCAGGGACCCTAAGAAGATTCCCAAACAGGCCCGAGATTACATCCCCATTGCCACCGACCGCACGCGCCTCCTGTCAGAGGGCAAGAAGCCGAGGCAGCGCTACATGGAGAAGAGCGGCAAGTGCAACGTCCATCACGGCAATGTCCAGGAGACCTACCGCTACCTGAGCGACCTCTTCACCACCCTGGTGGACCTCAAGTGGCGCTTCAACCTGCTTGTCTTCACCATGGTCTACACCATCACCTGGCTGTTCTTCGGGTTCATCTGGTGGCTCATTGCTTACATCCGGGGTGACCTGGACCACGTCGGGGACCGGGAGTGGATCCCTTGTGTAGAGAACCTCAGCGGCTTCGTGTCTGCCTTCCTGTTCTCCATCGAGACGGAGACCACCATCGGGTACGGCTTTCGGGTGATCACGGAGAAGTGTCCGGAGGGCATCGTCCTCCTGCTGGTCCAGGCCATCCTCGGCTCCATCGTCAACGCCTTCATGGTGGGGTGCATGTTCGTCAAGATCAGCCAGCCCAAGAAGAGAGCTGAGACCCTCATGTTTTCCAACAACGCCGTCATCTCACTTCGAGATGAGAAGCTCTGTCTCATGTTCCGGGTGGGCGACCTCCGCAACTCGCACATTGTGGAGGCCTCCATCCGCGCCAAGCTCATCAAGTCCCGGCAGACCAAGGAGGGCGAGTTCATCCCCCTGAACCAGACCGACATCAACGTGGGCTTCGACACGGGGGACGACCGCCTCTTCCTGGTTTCCCCGCTCATCATCTGTCACGAGATCAACGAGAAGAGCCCTTTCTGGGAGATGTCGCGGGCCCAGTTGACCCAGGAGGAGTTCGAGGTCGTGGTCATCCTGGAAGGGATGGTGGAGGCCACAG GCATGACTTGCCAAGCACGGAGCTCCTACATGGATACCGAGGTGCTCTGGGGCCACCGGTTCACACCAGTCCTCACCTTGGAAAAGGGCTTCTATGAGGTGGACTACAACACCTTCCACGACACCTATGAAACCAACACGCCCAGCTGCTGTGCCAAGGAACTGGCAGAAATGAAGCGGGAAGGCCGGCTCCTGCAGTACCACCCCAGCCCCCCACTGCCAGGGGGTTGCGTTGGAGCAGAGCTGGGTGCAGAGGCGgagcaggaaggagaggaagagccTGAGGGTCTGAGTGGGTCCCAGGAGACCAAGGACTCTGCGTGA